The following are encoded together in the Actinoplanes sp. N902-109 genome:
- a CDS encoding ubiquinol-cytochrome c reductase cytochrome b subunit, with protein sequence MKRRKLDLAQVPANIGKGADDRYQVATPLRGLLNKVFPDHWSFLLGEIALFSFIVLLLSGVFLTLFFDPSMREVTYDGPYTALRGVEMSAAYESSLRLSFEVRGGLFMRQMHHWAALLFMASIVVHMARVFFTGAFRKPREANWTIGIILFLLGFFAGFTGYSLPDDGLSGTGLRIASAIMLSIPVVGTWLSAAVFGGEYPGELIIGRFYIAHVLLIPGGLLALISAHLGLVFKQKHTQWPGPMRTNDNVVGERMFPRYALKQGGFFMAVFGTVALLAGLFQINPIWLFGPYLASAVSSASQPDWYVMFMDGLVRLMPAWQINIPIGDGYVLPPLFWPAVVGLGALFTLPMLYPTIEARRLKDHKSHHLLQRPRDAPERTGVGAMAFTFFTIATLSGANDVIADKFHISLNAMTWAGRIGLLILPPLAYRLSVRICLGLQQHDREVLAHGVETGIIRRLPDGRFEEVHQPLGPVDDHGHPLPLEYAGWVVPKKMNRVGALAPAIKGFFFPIEKPAEAPVSPAVPPVAGSSTREEITSGR encoded by the coding sequence ATGAAACGCCGGAAGCTGGACCTGGCCCAGGTCCCCGCGAACATCGGCAAGGGTGCTGATGATCGCTATCAGGTGGCGACCCCGCTGCGTGGCCTGCTGAACAAGGTCTTCCCCGACCACTGGTCGTTCCTGCTCGGCGAGATCGCGCTGTTCTCCTTCATCGTCCTGCTGCTGAGCGGCGTGTTCCTGACGCTGTTCTTCGACCCGTCGATGCGCGAGGTCACCTATGACGGGCCCTACACCGCGCTGCGCGGTGTGGAGATGTCGGCGGCGTACGAATCCTCGCTCCGGCTCTCGTTCGAGGTCCGCGGCGGTCTGTTCATGCGGCAGATGCACCACTGGGCGGCGCTGCTGTTCATGGCGTCGATCGTCGTGCACATGGCCCGCGTGTTCTTCACCGGTGCGTTCCGCAAGCCGCGTGAGGCCAACTGGACCATCGGCATCATCCTGTTCCTGCTCGGCTTCTTCGCCGGCTTCACCGGCTACTCGCTCCCCGACGACGGCCTCTCCGGCACCGGCCTGCGCATCGCCTCGGCGATCATGCTGTCCATCCCGGTCGTGGGCACCTGGCTCTCGGCGGCGGTCTTCGGCGGTGAGTACCCCGGCGAGCTGATCATCGGCCGCTTCTACATCGCGCACGTGCTGCTCATCCCGGGTGGTCTGCTCGCCCTGATCAGCGCCCACCTGGGTCTGGTCTTCAAGCAGAAGCACACCCAGTGGCCCGGCCCGATGCGGACCAACGACAACGTCGTGGGCGAGCGGATGTTCCCGCGGTACGCGCTCAAGCAGGGCGGCTTCTTCATGGCCGTCTTCGGCACGGTGGCGCTGCTGGCCGGTCTGTTCCAGATCAACCCGATCTGGCTGTTCGGGCCGTACCTGGCCTCGGCGGTCTCCTCGGCGAGCCAGCCCGACTGGTACGTCATGTTCATGGACGGCCTGGTCCGGCTCATGCCCGCCTGGCAGATCAACATCCCGATCGGGGACGGCTACGTCCTGCCGCCGCTGTTCTGGCCCGCGGTGGTCGGCCTCGGCGCGCTGTTCACGCTGCCGATGCTCTACCCCACGATCGAGGCGCGGCGGCTCAAGGACCACAAGAGCCACCACCTGCTCCAGCGCCCGCGGGACGCGCCCGAGCGTACGGGTGTCGGCGCCATGGCGTTCACGTTCTTCACGATCGCCACGCTGTCCGGCGCCAACGACGTCATCGCCGACAAGTTCCACATCAGCCTGAACGCGATGACCTGGGCCGGCCGTATCGGTCTGCTGATCCTGCCGCCGCTGGCCTACCGGCTGTCCGTGCGTATCTGCCTCGGTCTGCAGCAGCACGACCGCGAGGTGCTGGCGCACGGCGTGGAGACCGGCATCATCCGGCGCCTGCCGGACGGTCGCTTCGAAGAGGTGCACCAGCCGCTCGGCCCAGTGGACGACCACGGTCACCCGCTGCCGCTCGAATACGCCGGCTGGGTCGTTCCGAAGAAGATGAACCGCGTCGGTGCGCTCGCCCCGGCCATCAAGGGCTTCTTCTTCCCGATCGAGAAGCCGGCCGAGGCTCCGGTCTCCCCGGCCGTCCCGCCGGTCGCCGGCTCCAGCACCCGCGAGGAGATCACCTCCGGGCGCTGA
- a CDS encoding Lrp/AsnC family transcriptional regulator, giving the protein MNTAIVHIDCATDSIPEVAEALAALPGVSEVYSVAGNVDLIAIVRVPHFDDIAEVIAGRISKTPGVLNTESHIAFRAYSRHDLEDAFAIGLPEAD; this is encoded by the coding sequence GTGAACACCGCCATCGTGCACATCGACTGCGCCACTGACTCGATCCCGGAGGTGGCCGAGGCCCTGGCCGCCCTCCCCGGCGTCAGCGAGGTCTACTCCGTGGCGGGCAACGTCGACCTGATCGCCATCGTCCGTGTCCCCCACTTCGACGACATCGCCGAGGTCATCGCCGGCCGCATCTCCAAGACCCCCGGCGTCCTCAACACCGAGTCCCACATCGCCTTCCGCGCCTACTCCCGCCACGACCTCGAGGACGCCTTCGCCATCGGCCTCCCCGAAGCCGACTGA
- a CDS encoding NTP transferase domain-containing protein → MTEICAVILAAGEGRRLRPLTERLPKALCPVGNVALLDRALQRVEALGFTGPSGVAVNAAYLAPQIVEHVGSRTHVSVEPDGPLGTSGGLGRLRSWIDGRGVLVGNADAYLADPHRDPGKDIAALLDGWDGDTVRMLTTTPGTEFSGRRFAGFSLLPWRWVAPLDDTFADLVRTVWRPAEAAGSLHLIRYGGSYVDTGTPADYLTANLHAAAGLVDPSARVTGAISDSMVGAGATITGTVSGSVVGAGATVAGTITRSVIWPGATVRAGETLENVIRAGADLTVTAA, encoded by the coding sequence GTGACCGAGATCTGCGCTGTCATTCTCGCGGCGGGCGAAGGGCGCCGGCTGCGCCCGTTGACCGAGCGGCTGCCCAAGGCGCTCTGCCCGGTCGGCAACGTGGCGCTGCTCGACCGGGCCCTGCAGCGCGTCGAGGCGCTGGGGTTCACCGGTCCGTCCGGCGTGGCCGTCAACGCCGCCTACCTGGCCCCGCAGATCGTCGAGCACGTCGGTTCCCGTACCCATGTCTCGGTCGAACCGGACGGGCCGCTCGGCACGTCGGGCGGTCTCGGCCGGCTCCGGTCGTGGATCGACGGCCGCGGCGTCCTCGTCGGCAACGCGGACGCCTACCTGGCCGACCCGCACCGCGACCCCGGCAAGGACATCGCGGCGCTGCTGGACGGCTGGGACGGCGACACGGTCCGGATGCTCACCACCACCCCCGGCACCGAGTTCAGCGGCCGGCGCTTCGCGGGTTTCTCCCTGCTGCCCTGGCGCTGGGTCGCCCCGCTCGACGACACCTTCGCCGACCTGGTCCGGACCGTCTGGCGCCCGGCCGAGGCGGCGGGCAGCCTGCACCTGATCCGGTACGGCGGCAGCTACGTCGACACCGGCACGCCCGCCGACTACCTGACCGCCAACCTGCACGCGGCCGCCGGCCTGGTCGACCCCTCGGCGCGAGTGACCGGCGCGATCTCCGACTCCATGGTCGGCGCAGGCGCCACCATCACGGGCACAGTCAGCGGATCAGTCGTCGGCGCGGGCGCAACGGTGGCCGGCACCATCACTCGCAGCGTCATCTGGCCGGGCGCCACAGTGCGCGCCGGCGAAACGCTGGAGAACGTGATCCGGGCAGGCGCCGACCTGACCGTGACCGCTGCATAG
- a CDS encoding NUDIX hydrolase, with protein sequence MNIPRRVRGTAYKAFYSMPHPLRRRLVRLLVPKYLVGAVCIVRDAEAEEPGRLLLLRQPGRPGWGLPAGLLKKGEPPHVGAARELHEESGVRIDPDELTPAVPNAIVHAKGWVDTVYLGAVPASSTALVVDGGEVLEARWFPIGELPLLSPSTEHLLGLYGIGPQA encoded by the coding sequence GTGAACATTCCCCGGCGCGTCCGCGGCACGGCCTACAAGGCGTTCTACTCGATGCCGCACCCGCTGCGCCGCCGGCTGGTCCGGCTGCTCGTGCCGAAGTACCTGGTCGGCGCGGTGTGCATCGTCCGGGACGCCGAGGCCGAGGAGCCCGGCCGGCTGCTGCTCCTGCGCCAGCCCGGCCGCCCCGGCTGGGGACTGCCCGCCGGCCTGCTCAAGAAGGGCGAGCCGCCGCACGTCGGCGCCGCCCGCGAGCTGCACGAGGAGTCGGGCGTGCGGATCGACCCCGACGAGCTGACCCCCGCGGTGCCCAACGCCATCGTGCACGCCAAGGGCTGGGTCGACACCGTCTATCTGGGCGCGGTCCCGGCGTCGAGCACCGCACTCGTCGTCGACGGCGGCGAGGTGCTGGAGGCCCGCTGGTTCCCGATCGGCGAGCTGCCGCTGCTGTCCCCCAGCACGGAACACCTGCTGGGGCTCTACGGCATCGGCCCGCAGGCGTGA
- a CDS encoding bifunctional (p)ppGpp synthetase/guanosine-3',5'-bis(diphosphate) 3'-pyrophosphohydrolase produces MDVDAGHGAALGRALPTPLSRLRSFLSFQGNDDDPVTTLTRTHRAIHPSADAAVLRRSYAVAENMHRGQFRKSGDPYITHPLAVAQICAELGMDTTTLVAALLHDTVEDTSYTLETLHGDFGPEVTHLVDGVTKFDKEYYGKAAEGETIRKMIVAAGKDVRVLVIKLADRLHNMRTLGARSPASRARIATATLDVLVPLCDRLGIQALKRDLDDVVLYHLEPDSYARIDEHVKNRPGWKEYLDDVTGKARSALRRHRVAADVQPRPRHYYSIWKDTVAGGHSVPFDLPRIAVVVDGPETDCYAALGAIHGQWRPVAGRFKDFIASPKNNLYRSLHTTVTGPDGRLVEVLIRTIAMHRCAEYGVATGYRYPKSDIDTPGQDQLTWLKRVLDWQEETTDAGQFLASLRCDLSEAQITVFAKGRMMELPAGSTPVDLAYELHPDKGDQTLAATINGRLAPLSSELRDGDVVEIFTESEGGQVAPEQDAPRGPRKEWLGFVKSTQAQMQINRYFAEENAPGISIQDKVRLGRATIGLTLRKHDRGLASEVPLRRLAEELGYPDLETMLVAVTERNLEPDHVVEQLIALVDHPD; encoded by the coding sequence GTGGACGTCGACGCCGGCCACGGCGCCGCGCTGGGACGTGCCCTGCCCACGCCGCTTTCGCGGCTCCGTTCGTTCCTGAGTTTCCAGGGCAACGACGACGACCCGGTCACCACTCTGACCCGCACCCATCGGGCGATCCACCCCTCGGCCGACGCCGCCGTGCTGCGCCGCAGCTACGCCGTTGCCGAGAACATGCACCGCGGCCAGTTCCGCAAGAGCGGTGATCCGTACATCACCCATCCGCTGGCCGTCGCGCAGATCTGCGCCGAGCTGGGCATGGACACCACGACGCTGGTCGCGGCGCTGCTGCACGACACGGTCGAGGACACCAGCTACACCCTCGAGACGCTGCACGGCGACTTCGGCCCCGAGGTCACCCACCTGGTCGACGGGGTGACCAAATTCGACAAGGAGTATTACGGCAAGGCCGCCGAGGGCGAGACCATCCGCAAGATGATCGTCGCGGCCGGCAAGGACGTCCGGGTGCTGGTGATCAAGCTGGCCGACCGGCTGCACAACATGCGCACCCTGGGCGCCCGCTCGCCCGCCTCGCGTGCCCGCATCGCCACCGCCACCCTGGACGTGCTGGTGCCGCTCTGCGACCGGCTCGGCATCCAGGCGCTCAAGCGTGACCTCGACGACGTGGTGCTGTACCACCTCGAGCCGGATTCGTACGCGCGGATCGACGAGCACGTGAAAAACCGGCCGGGCTGGAAGGAATACCTGGACGACGTCACCGGCAAGGCCCGCTCCGCGCTGCGCCGCCATCGAGTCGCCGCGGACGTGCAGCCCCGGCCCCGGCATTACTACTCGATCTGGAAGGACACTGTCGCCGGTGGCCACAGCGTCCCCTTCGACCTGCCCCGCATCGCCGTCGTGGTCGACGGCCCCGAGACCGACTGTTATGCCGCACTCGGTGCCATCCACGGTCAGTGGCGCCCGGTGGCCGGCCGGTTCAAGGACTTCATCGCATCGCCCAAGAACAATCTGTACCGCTCGCTGCACACCACGGTGACCGGCCCGGACGGCCGCCTGGTCGAGGTACTGATCCGCACGATCGCCATGCACCGCTGCGCCGAGTACGGCGTCGCCACCGGCTACCGCTATCCCAAGTCGGACATCGACACCCCCGGGCAGGACCAGCTCACCTGGCTCAAGCGGGTGCTGGACTGGCAGGAGGAGACCACCGACGCCGGCCAGTTCCTCGCGTCGCTGCGCTGTGACCTCTCCGAGGCCCAGATCACCGTGTTCGCCAAGGGCCGCATGATGGAGCTGCCGGCCGGGTCCACCCCGGTCGACCTCGCCTACGAGTTGCACCCCGACAAGGGTGACCAGACGCTCGCCGCGACGATCAACGGCCGCCTGGCCCCGCTCAGCTCGGAGCTGCGCGACGGCGACGTCGTCGAGATCTTCACCGAGTCCGAGGGCGGCCAGGTCGCCCCGGAGCAGGACGCGCCCCGCGGCCCCCGCAAGGAATGGCTCGGCTTCGTCAAGTCGACCCAGGCCCAGATGCAGATCAACCGCTACTTCGCCGAGGAGAACGCGCCCGGCATCAGCATCCAGGACAAGGTCCGTCTGGGCCGGGCCACGATCGGCCTGACCCTGCGCAAGCACGACCGCGGCCTGGCCAGCGAGGTGCCGCTGCGGCGGCTCGCCGAGGAGCTCGGCTACCCCGATCTGGAGACCATGCTGGTGGCGGTGACCGAGCGCAACCTGGAGCCCGATCACGTGGTCGAGCAGCTCATCGCGCTGGTGGACCACCCGGACTGA
- a CDS encoding DEDD exonuclease domain-containing protein, with protein MAQPAYVQGTLDTLLSADGSVDPAALSLRDTTFVVLDLETTGGAPDGGGITEIGAVKVRGGEELGVFGTLVNPGERLPPFITVLTGITEAMLAPAPPIEQVLPSLLEFLRGAVLVAHNAPYDVGFLKAACARHGYAWPQLRVVDTAALARRALTRDEVPNRKLGTLAQFFNAAVTPTHRALDDAKATVDVLHGLIERLGSFKVHTLGDAIEFGRAVTPAQRSKRHLADDLPHVPGVYVFRAADDRPLYVGTSVDIAKRVRSYFTASEKRARMSEMITAATRVEAVECAHSLEAEVRELRLIAAHSPPYNRRSKYPERVVWLKLTTESYPRLSVVRQLADDGAAYLGPFSSRRTAELAAAAVHDAVPLRQCTHKLSLKTTMPACALAELGKCPAPCEHRITPDSYARSAADPFRTATYGDPEPLVEALLARIEAFSAKQRYEEAAVIRARLVALLRATVRMQKLHALTSLSELVAARRNDSYGWEIIVVRHGRLAAAATSPPRLHPRPTLDLARATAETVLPGPGPVPAASAEETERILAWLDRPDTRLVETSGDWVSPARGAARFTTLLTRAEAAGSHRGSPVRSSVTDHSDDARSLRL; from the coding sequence GTGGCACAACCGGCATACGTGCAGGGCACTCTGGACACCCTCCTGAGCGCCGACGGCTCCGTCGATCCAGCGGCGCTGTCTCTGCGGGACACGACATTCGTGGTCCTCGACCTGGAGACGACCGGCGGCGCGCCGGACGGCGGCGGCATCACCGAGATCGGCGCGGTCAAGGTGCGCGGCGGGGAGGAGCTGGGGGTCTTCGGCACCCTGGTCAACCCGGGTGAGCGGCTGCCGCCGTTCATCACCGTGCTGACCGGCATCACCGAGGCGATGCTGGCCCCGGCGCCACCGATCGAGCAGGTGCTGCCGAGCCTGCTGGAATTCCTGCGCGGCGCGGTGCTGGTCGCGCACAACGCCCCGTACGACGTCGGGTTTCTCAAAGCGGCCTGCGCGCGGCACGGATACGCCTGGCCGCAGCTGCGGGTGGTGGACACCGCCGCGCTGGCCCGCCGGGCGCTGACCCGCGACGAGGTGCCCAACCGCAAGCTCGGCACGCTCGCGCAGTTCTTCAACGCCGCGGTCACGCCGACGCACCGGGCGCTCGACGACGCCAAGGCCACGGTCGACGTGCTGCACGGGCTGATCGAGCGGCTGGGCAGCTTCAAGGTGCACACGCTGGGTGACGCGATCGAGTTCGGCCGGGCGGTCACCCCGGCCCAGCGGAGCAAGCGGCACCTGGCCGACGACCTGCCGCATGTGCCGGGGGTCTACGTGTTCCGGGCCGCCGACGACCGGCCGCTCTACGTGGGCACGTCGGTCGACATCGCCAAGCGCGTGCGCAGCTACTTCACCGCCAGCGAGAAGCGCGCCCGGATGTCCGAGATGATCACCGCCGCCACCCGGGTGGAGGCCGTGGAGTGCGCGCACTCGCTGGAGGCCGAGGTGCGCGAGCTACGGCTGATCGCGGCCCACTCCCCGCCGTACAACCGGAGGTCGAAGTATCCGGAACGGGTCGTCTGGCTGAAGCTGACCACCGAGAGTTACCCCCGGCTGTCGGTGGTCCGGCAGCTCGCCGACGACGGCGCGGCCTATCTCGGGCCGTTCTCCTCGCGCCGCACCGCTGAGCTCGCCGCCGCCGCGGTCCACGACGCCGTCCCCTTGCGGCAGTGCACCCACAAGCTGTCCCTCAAGACCACCATGCCGGCCTGCGCGCTGGCCGAGCTGGGGAAATGCCCGGCGCCCTGCGAGCATCGGATCACCCCCGACTCGTACGCCCGCAGCGCCGCGGACCCGTTCCGCACCGCCACGTACGGGGATCCGGAGCCGCTGGTCGAGGCCCTGCTGGCGCGCATCGAGGCATTCTCGGCGAAGCAGCGCTACGAGGAGGCCGCGGTCATCCGGGCGCGGCTGGTGGCGCTGCTCCGGGCCACCGTACGGATGCAGAAGTTGCATGCGCTCACCAGTCTCAGCGAGCTGGTCGCCGCCCGGCGCAACGACTCGTACGGCTGGGAGATCATCGTGGTCCGGCACGGCCGGCTCGCCGCCGCCGCGACCTCGCCGCCGCGGCTGCACCCGCGCCCGACCCTCGACCTGGCCCGCGCGACCGCCGAGACGGTCCTACCCGGACCGGGGCCGGTGCCCGCTGCGAGCGCCGAGGAAACCGAGCGGATCCTGGCGTGGCTCGACCGGCCGGACACCCGGCTGGTGGAAACTTCTGGCGACTGGGTGTCACCGGCGCGTGGCGCAGCGCGCTTCACTACCCTGCTCACCAGGGCAGAGGCGGCAGGGTCGCATCGGGGTTCACCCGTTCGCTCATCGGTAACTGACCATTCGGATGACGCTCGCTCGCTTAGGCTGTAG